Proteins found in one Erythrobacter sp. KY5 genomic segment:
- a CDS encoding low molecular weight protein-tyrosine-phosphatase codes for MGRVDNHVPRVLFVCLGNICRSPMAEGALREAAAAAGIELHVDSVGTASYHIGEHPDPRAIATAQSHGVDISGVLGRQLTEADFHDFTHIFALDKANLAGIKAREPKHGTARVSLLLDLVPGREGEPVPDPYYGDEDGFEECWQTINEAVEALIEKLGYHTA; via the coding sequence ATGGGACGGGTCGATAACCACGTTCCCCGGGTGCTTTTTGTGTGTCTTGGGAATATTTGCCGCTCTCCGATGGCGGAAGGTGCGCTGCGCGAAGCCGCGGCCGCTGCTGGCATCGAGTTGCACGTGGATTCTGTCGGCACCGCTTCCTATCATATCGGCGAACACCCCGACCCCCGCGCTATTGCCACGGCTCAATCGCACGGTGTCGATATCTCTGGCGTTCTCGGTCGGCAATTGACCGAGGCAGATTTTCACGACTTCACCCATATCTTTGCCCTCGATAAAGCGAATCTGGCCGGGATCAAGGCGCGCGAACCCAAGCATGGTACGGCGCGTGTGAGTCTCCTGCTCGACCTTGTGCCGGGCCGCGAGGGAGAGCCTGTGCCTGATCCCTATTATGGCGACGAAGACGGCTTCGAGGAATGCTGGCAGACGATCAATGAGGCAGTCGAGGCGCTGATCGAGAAGCTTGGCTATCACACCGCCTGA